In Entelurus aequoreus isolate RoL-2023_Sb linkage group LG02, RoL_Eaeq_v1.1, whole genome shotgun sequence, one genomic interval encodes:
- the zrsr2 gene encoding U2 small nuclear ribonucleoprotein auxiliary factor 35 kDa subunit-related protein 1: MAASIPPLSAAPAFNQKQRRAASRKERRKRKRQAIAQARQCALHNGATVDPPDEEEDDEEEEEEEEASIVEKERQRLHEEWLQRERLAQEEFRLKSERKDAARKRKEDEERCIKEEWEAQQRQEEEEKEQKLQEKRGRKEAAQKMLDEAEHQLNAEAPWMNPEAPKSEKSEHFGTERDAANCPFFLKTGACRFGDRCSRKHISPTSSPTLMIRNMFLTFGMEQSRRDDYDGDACLEHSEEDLQESFTEFYHDVLPEFRSVGKVVQFKVSCNYEPHLRGNVYVQFDTEQQCRDALIKFNGRFYAGKQLHCQICPVTRWKNAICGLFDRNRCPKGKHCNFLHVFRNPANEFWEADRDLNLSPDHSVRGSHSERTWRHRQRSSSPPRSLRSHRRTWHRRDTERSARSRSPDIRSRSPDTRSRSRDIRSRSPDIRSRSRDTRSRSPNTRSRSPDIRSRSPDTRSRSPDIRSRSPDIRSRSPDTRSRSPNTRSRSRDTRSREKDSKKQVRNNGKDENGDRRHSWSRDAERSKERREKKVGLSPERKEGKQGRRHKHSKKSKKKSKKRSKKRSSSAEDRSSSSGHSHGDQEDLLEDNRSDEQEVCAGESHKALMEGEQSKKEDAGEK, encoded by the exons ATGGCCGCGTCTATTCCTCCACTAAGTGCCGCTCCTGCATTCAA CCAAAAACAACGAAGGGCCGCCTCgaggaaggaaagaagaaaaaGGAAACGTCAAGCCATCGCCCAAGCCAGACAATGTG CTTTACATAACGGAGCGACTGTTGATCCTCCTGATGAAGAAGAAgacgacgaagaagaagaagaagaagaagaagccagTATTGTTGAGAAAGAAAG ACAGCGGCTGCATGAAGAGTGGCTGCAGCGTGAGCGTCTGGCACAGGAGGAGTTCAGGCTGAAGTCAGAGAGGAAGGACGCTGCCAGGAAACGCAAAGAAGACGAGGAG CGCTGCATCAAGGAGGAATGGGAGGCCCAGCAGaggcaagaagaagaagaaaaggagcAGAAGCTGCAGGAGAAGCGAGGCAGAAAG GAGGCTGCTCAGAAAATGTTGGATGAAGCAGAACATCAG CTAAACGCTGAAGCACCTTGGATGAATCCTGAAGCTCCAAAGTCTGAGAAGTCTGAACATTTTGGCACAGAGCGAGACGCAGCCAACTGTCCTTTCTTCCTCAAAACTGGAGCTTGTCGATTTGGGGACAG ATGTTCTCGGAAGCACATCAGTCCCACCAGCAGCCCCACTCTGATGATCCGCAATATGTTCCTGACCTTTGGCATGGAGCAGTCTCGACGTGACGACTACGATGGAGACGCTTGTCTGGAACACAGCGAAGAAGATCTGCAGGAATCTTTCACCGAGTTCTACCACGACGTTCTACCAGAGTTTAGGAGCGTTGGCAAGGTGGTGCAGTTTAAG GTGAGCTGCAACTATGAACCTCACCTGCGAGGGAACGTGTACGTGCAGTTTGACAC tgagcagcagtgcagAGACGCTCTCATCAAGTTCAACGGGAGGTTCTACGCCGGCAAGCAGCTTCACTGTCAGATCTGTCCTGTCACTCGCTGGAAGAACGCCATTTGTG GACTCTTTGACAGGAACAGATGTCCCAAAGGCAAACATTGTAACTTCCTGCACGTCTTCAGAAACCCTGCCAATGAGTTCTGGGAGGCGGACCGGGACCTGAACCTGTCACCTGACCACAGCGTCAGAGGAAGCCACTCGGAGCGCACCTGGCGACACCGTCAGCGCAGCTCCAGTCCTCCCAGGTCCCTGAGGTCTCACAGGAGGACTTGGCACAGGAGGGACACGGAGCGCAGCGCCAGGAGCAGAAGCCCAGACATCAGGAGCAGAAGCCCAGACACCAGGAGCAGAAGCAGAGACATCAGGAGCAGAAGCCCAGACATCAGGAGCAGAAGCAGAGACACCAGGAGCAGAAGCCCAAACACCAGGAGCAGAAGCCCAGACATCAGGAGCAGAAGCCCAGACACCAGGAGCAGAAGCCCAGACATCAGGAGCAGAAGCCCAGACATCAGGAGCAGAAGCCCAGACACCAGGAGCAGAAGCCCAAACACCAGGAGCAGAAGCAGAGACACCAGGAGCAGGGAGAAGGACTCAAAGAAGCAGGTGAGGAACAACGGCAAAGATGAGAATGGAGACAGAAGACACAGCTGGAGCCGAGATGCAGAAAGAAGCAAAGAACGGAGAGAGAAGAAAGTCGGTCTCAGCCCGGAGAGGAAGGAAGGAAAACAAGGTCGCCGTCACAAACACTCCAAGAAGAGCAAGAAGAAGAGCAAGAAGAGGAGCAAGAAGAGAAGTTCCTCTGCTGAAGACAGGTCTTCTTCCTCTGGACACTCGCATGGAGACCAAGAAGATCTTCTGGAGGACAACAGGAGTGATGAGCAGGAAGTTTGTGCAGGAGAAAGTCACAAAGCTTTAATGGAAGGAGAGCAAAGCAAGAAGGAAGATGCTGGAGAGAAGTGA